In a genomic window of Terriglobia bacterium:
- a CDS encoding NAD+ synthase: protein MKRSRRAPAESSARGVEPDLALDPGLTVSILTGFIRTELLRTRRPKVVLGLSGGIDSAVAAYLATRALGPASVVALVLPYRSSSPGSVRDAESVIGALGILAEKFDISLLVDGFDRACGKVDRLRLGNVMARARMMVLYDRSEQHRALVLGTSNKTELLLGYGTLWGDLASALNPLGDLYKTQVRAIAEYLRVPAAIRRKPPSADLWPRQSDEADLGFSYERVDRLLALLVDARLDREAAVAAGFERELVDRVARLVVRSQFKRRPPIIAKVSTRTVGWDFRYPRDWKS, encoded by the coding sequence ATGAAGCGATCCCGTCGAGCGCCCGCCGAGTCCTCGGCTCGCGGGGTCGAGCCGGATCTCGCTCTGGACCCCGGGCTCACGGTGAGCATCCTGACCGGGTTCATTCGGACGGAGCTGCTCCGAACCCGGAGACCGAAAGTCGTGCTGGGCCTTTCGGGCGGCATCGACTCCGCGGTCGCCGCGTACCTCGCGACCCGCGCCCTCGGGCCGGCCTCGGTCGTCGCGCTCGTGCTCCCGTACCGGTCCAGCAGCCCCGGCTCGGTACGCGACGCGGAGAGCGTCATCGGCGCGCTGGGGATCCTCGCCGAGAAGTTCGACATCTCGCTCCTGGTGGACGGTTTCGATCGGGCGTGCGGAAAGGTGGACCGGCTGCGCCTCGGCAACGTAATGGCCCGAGCCCGAATGATGGTCCTCTACGACCGCTCGGAGCAACATCGGGCCCTCGTGCTCGGAACGAGCAACAAGACGGAGCTGCTGCTCGGGTACGGGACGCTCTGGGGCGACCTGGCATCGGCGTTGAACCCGTTGGGCGACCTGTACAAGACACAGGTCCGGGCGATCGCCGAGTACCTTCGCGTGCCGGCGGCGATCCGGCGGAAGCCCCCTTCCGCCGATCTCTGGCCGCGGCAATCGGACGAGGCCGACCTCGGGTTTTCCTACGAGCGGGTGGACCGATTGCTCGCCCTGCTCGTCGACGCCCGCCTCGACCGGGAGGCGGCGGTCGCGGCGGGATTCGAGCGCGAGCTGGTGGATCGGGTGGCGCGGCTCGTCGTCCGCTCGCAGTTCAAGCGGCGCCCGCCGATCATCGCCAAGGTCTCGACCCGGACGGTCGGGTGGGACTTCCGCTACCCGAGGGATTGGAAGAGCTGA
- the rsmI gene encoding 16S rRNA (cytidine(1402)-2'-O)-methyltransferase, producing the protein MLSVAGTLFVVATPLGNLEDLSPRAERTLRESALVACEDTRRTAKLLARFGIEVRMISCHRFNEHSRLEPVLGVLREGGDVSLVSDGGTPGVSDPGSLLVRAAREEGLRVSPVPGPTAVAALLSASGLTADRFVFDGFLPHRAGERRRRLAELAREPRTVVVFEAPHRIRQALRDAHEILERRPMILGRELTKMHETLIPGAAQDILDALGDGEIRGEIALAIEGAREGDAPSPRAAAPLASAWRAALEAAGGDRRAAVKAAAKTLGMPRDELVRRLAEIGEG; encoded by the coding sequence ATTCTGTCCGTGGCCGGGACGCTCTTCGTCGTCGCGACGCCCCTCGGCAACCTCGAGGATCTCTCGCCGCGGGCCGAGCGGACCCTCAGGGAATCGGCGCTGGTCGCCTGTGAGGACACCCGCCGGACCGCGAAGCTCCTGGCGAGATTCGGGATCGAAGTGCGGATGATCTCCTGCCATCGATTCAACGAGCATTCCAGGCTCGAGCCGGTTCTGGGCGTCCTGCGGGAGGGCGGCGACGTCTCCCTGGTCTCGGACGGAGGGACGCCGGGGGTGTCCGACCCGGGTTCCCTCCTGGTGCGCGCCGCGCGGGAGGAGGGGCTCCGGGTCTCGCCGGTTCCCGGTCCCACTGCCGTCGCGGCGCTGCTGTCGGCCAGCGGTCTCACGGCGGACCGCTTCGTGTTCGACGGTTTCCTGCCGCACCGTGCCGGCGAGCGACGCCGGCGCCTCGCCGAACTCGCCCGGGAGCCCCGCACCGTGGTGGTGTTCGAGGCCCCCCATCGGATCCGCCAGGCGCTCCGCGATGCCCATGAGATCCTCGAGCGGCGCCCGATGATCCTGGGGCGCGAGCTGACCAAGATGCACGAGACGCTGATCCCGGGGGCCGCGCAGGACATCCTCGATGCCCTCGGCGACGGCGAGATTCGCGGCGAGATCGCGCTGGCGATCGAGGGGGCCCGCGAGGGAGACGCTCCGTCCCCCCGCGCGGCGGCTCCCCTCGCGTCGGCATGGCGCGCGGCGCTCGAAGCCGCGGGCGGCGACCGGCGGGCTGCGGTCAAGGCGGCCGCGAAGACGCTGGGGATGCCCCGCGACGAGCTGGTTCGCAGGCTCGCGGAGATCGGCGAGGGCTGA